GCGCGCCGATATCGATTACGGCACCGCCGAAGCCAAGACCACCTACGGTATCATCGGTATCAAAGTGTGGATCTACAAAGGCGAAGTTCTCGAACGCTGATGCGTCACGGGACCGTCCTTAACCAGGGACGGTCCGACGCCATAGATGGATATCAAGGAGTCCTACAATGCTTAGTCCCAAGCGCGTCCGGTGGCGTAAGCCACACAAAGGGCGTACCAAAGGCAAGGCCTACCGCGGCAGCACCGTCTCGTTTGGTGAGTACGGCATGATCGCAGTTGAGCCTGGTCGCTTGACCGCCCGTCAGATTGAGGCGGCGCGTATCGCCATGACCCGCCACATTCGCCGTGGTGGAAAAATCTGGATCCGTGTCTTCCCCGACCGCTCCATCACCCGCAAGCCCGCCGAGACCCGAATGGGTAAAGGTAAAGGCTCGCCAGAGATGTGGGTCTCGCTCGTTAAAGCGGGTCGAGTCCTCTACGAGATGGACGGTGTGCCTGCTGACATGGCCAAAGAGGCGTTCCGCCTGGCCGGTCACAAGCTCCCGATCAAGACCAAGTTCGTCGTGCGAGGAGAAGTGCTATGAAATCCGCAGAGCTGCGTGAAAAGAACGAACAGGAACTGCGTGAATTGGCCGGTCAGCTTCGCGATGACCTCTTCCGTATGCGTCTGAAGCACTATACCGGTCAGCTCCAGCAGACCAGCCAGCTGCGCCAGACGCGTCGCGACATCGCCCGGGTTGAGACTCTCCTGCGTGAGCGTCAGGGCTGATCGCGTCGCCGACGCGTACCAAGTTTAGGAGCAAGATATGGAAGCGGAACAGCAGGCAACCGAACGCGGCCAGCGCAAAACGCGCGTCGGTCACGTCGTGAGCAACCAGATGGAGAAGACGGTCGTCGTCGCCGTCATTCGTCGCTACATGCACCCCAAGTACAAGAAGTACGTCAAAGAGCGTCTCAAGTACAAAGTGCATGATGAGACCAATGACTGTGGCATCGGCGACAAGGTCCTCATTGAAGAGACTCGTCCCATGTCGCGCCACAAGCGCTGGCGAGTTAAGCAAATCATCGAGCGCGCCCCGGCGGTCTGATCCCCCCAGGGAGTACTCTTTTGAGCGCCGCCAACCCGGCCCTCTCACACGTTGTGCGAGGGCCAGGCGCGGCCTCGACGGACGAGGTAGGTCATGATTCAAATGCAAACCCGACTCGGCGTCGCGGACAACTCCGGCGCGCGTGAAGTCCAGTGCATCAAAGTGCTGGGCGGCTCCAAGCGCCGCTACGCTTCGATCGGCGACACCATCATCGTGTCGGTTAAAGAAGCGCTGCCCAACTCCAAAGTGAAGAAGGGCGACGTCAAGCGCGCTGTCGTCGTGCGTACCAAGAAAGAGATCGCACGTCCCGACGGCACTTACATCCGCTTCGACGATAACGCGGCGGTGATCATTGATAACCAGAATCAGCCGGTGGGCACTCGTATCTTTGGGCCGGTGGCCCGCGAGTTGCGCGCCCGCGAATACATGCGCATCGTCAGCCTGGCGCCCGAAGTCCTCTGAAGGGTTGCCAGCCGGCGTCCCGGCGCGGGAAGAGGGAGATTGAGATGCAGGTAAAGAAAAATGATAAGGTGATCATCCTCACCGGAAAGGATCGCTCGCTGACCGGCGAAGTGATCGCTGTCGATCGCAAGAACGGCAAGGTGAAGGTGGCTCGCCGCAACATGATGGTCAAGCACCGCAAGCCCAACCCCATCACCGGGGAAGCCGGCGCGCGCATTGACATCGAGAACTGGATCGACGCCTCCAACGTCGCGCTCTACAGCGAGAAGAAGGGCGGTGCGGTTCGCACCAGCGCTCGCTGGCGTGGCAAGGACGGCGAGCTTTTCACCAGCAAGCGCGACGCCGTCGCCAGCTTCGGTGGTGATGAAGGCGCCCAGGTCAAAAAGGTGCGCTACAGCACCAAGACCGAAGAAGTCTTCGACTAAGATCGTTCACAGCGAGCGCCCCCGGGATCCGGGGGCGCTCGTTGCGCTTGACACATACGGGCGCGTTCGTTAAGTAGGGCGCCCTCTGTACGGCGATGAAGATCGTCTTCATCGTCTTTTTTGTGTGAGGCGCCAACTTCCGGGGCGTTAATGAGCGCCTGTGCGCTTTTTCCCGGGTGAGAAAACCGATTTAGGCTGGTGGTACAGAAACCTGCCAGCGATGGAGAACCCAAAATGGCGTTTTTGGAACAGAAGTACCGTAACGAGATCGTCCCCGCGTTGATGGAGGAGCATGCCTTCTCCAACCCGATGCGGGTTCCGCGCATCAAGAAAGTGTCCGTGAACATGGGCCTGGGCGAAGCCGTCCAGAACTCCAAGATCATCGAAGGCGCCGCCGCCGAGATGGCCATCATCACCGGCCAGAAGCCCGTGATTGCACGCGCCCGCCGTTCGATCGCCACCTTCAAACTTCGTGAAGGTATGCCGATCGGCGTCAAGGTCACCCTGCGCGGTGATCGGATGTGGGAATTTCTTGAGCGCCTGATCTACGTTGCGCTTCCCCGTGTTCGTGACTTCAAGGGCATCAGCCCGAAGTCCTTCGACGGCCACGGTAACTACTCGCTCGGTGTGCGTGAGCAGATCATCTTCCCGGAAATCGACTACGATAAGGTCGACAAGATCCGCGGGATGAACATCACCATCGTCACCAGCGCGGAGAACGATGAAGTGGGCCTGGCTCTGCTGCGCAAGCTGGGCATGCCCTTCCGCAAGTAAGCACTGTGAGCGCGTTGGCCGGCCGAGGCTGCGCGCTCCCAATCGTTTGGTTCGGCCCGACACGCGGAGATACGTGTGGCACGCAAAGCTCTTGTAGAAAAATCGAAAAAGAAGGCGAAGTTCGCCGTTCGCGAGTACAACCGCTGCCCCCGCTGCGGTCGCTCACGGGCGTACCTTCGTAAGTTCGACATGTGCCGGATTTGCTTCCGTGAACTTGCCCTGCGCGGTGAGCTCCCGGGTGTGACGAAGGCCAGTTGGTAAGTTAACCAGAACACGCGACGAGGGGTTCGGCCATAGGTGGTCGGTCCTGCCTCGGCGCACACTTCGGTAAAGGCCTCTCATCCTCACCGCGTCTGCGGGCTTCCACTAAGCCTGCAACCCTGTGAGCGAGAGGAACCGGACCGAACAAGGAGTGATCATGGGAGTGGTGCAAGATCCGGTAGCGGATATGCTCACCCGTATTCGTAACGGCCAGCAGGCCGGTCACGCCACGGTGGAGATGCCCGCCAGCAACTTGAAGTACGCGATCATCCAGATTCTGGCCGATCGCGGCTACGTCGGCGGCGTGGAGCGCCTCGATGAGGGCCCCCAGGGCAAGCTCGTCGTCTCGCTTCGCTACGACAAGGATGAAGTCGGCATGATTCGCTCGCTTAAGCGAGTGAGCAAGCCCTCTCGCCGCGTCTACGTCGGTGTCGGTGAAATCCCCAGCGTGCTCAATGGTCTCGGCCTGGCGGTGCTCTCCACCTCGCGTGGCGTGCTCTCCGATGCCGACGCCCGCGCGGCTAAGGTCGGCGGTGAGCTGCTCTGCACCGTTTACTGAGCCTTTGACCTCGGGAGAATAAAATGAGTCGAATTGGTAAACAGCCGGTATCCATCCCGGAAAAAGTCGACGTCAAACTCGACGGTCACACCATCCTGGTCAAAGGCCCCAAGGGCGAGTTGAGCCGTGAGCTCAGCCAGGAAGTTGAAGTGACGATCGAAGACGGCGAGATCATCATCGCCCGTCCCGATGACGGCCGCACCGCCCGTAGCTTCCAGGGCCTTGTGCGTAGCTTGGTGGCCAACATGGTTGAAGGTGTCTCCGTGGGCTACAAGCGCTCGCTGGAGATCAACGGCGTTGGTTACCGTGCCGAACAGCGCGGTCAATTCATTCGCTTTGACCTGGGCTACAGCCACCCGATCATGTTTGAGCTGCCCGCCTCGGTCAGCGCGACCATCGAGCGTCAGACTCAACTGACCCTTGAGAGCGTTGACAAAGAGCTGCTCGGTCAGGTTGCCGCCAAGATCCGTGGCCTGCGTAAGCCGGAGCCCTACAAGGGCAAGGGCATCAAGTACAGCGACGAAGTCATCCGTCGTAAGGCTGGCAAGTCCGGCGCCTAATCGCACCCCCTCGCCCCCGGGCGACGGGTTCACTGAAGAGGTCTCATCATGCTTAGCAAGAGCGATAAAGCGAGCAACCGGCTTCGCCGCAAGCGTCGCATTCGCAAGAAAATTACGGGTACCGCCGAGCGTCCGCGCTTGACGGTGTTCCGCTCCAACTCCGGCATCTACGCGCAGCTTGTCGATGATATCGACGGGCGCACCCTGGCCGCGGCTGGCAGCAACGATAAAGAGAAGCGCTCGGAGTTGGCCGAGCTCGACAAGACCGCCCAGGCCAAAGAAGTGGGTAAACTTCTCGCCGCGCGTGCCCTGGAAAAGGGCATCGATCAGGTGGTCTTCGATCGCAACGGATTCATCTACCATGGTCGCGTCGCGGCTGTGGCCGAGGGGGCCCGCGAAGCGGGCCTCCAGTTCTGATAGGGAGGCACTGTGGCACAAGGACGACGTAGAAGAAGCGCCGATTCGGATCTCCGTGATCAGGTCGTCGCCATCAGCCGAGTCTCGAAAGTCGTCAAAGGCGGCCGTCGATTCAGCTTTGGCGCGATCGTGGTCGTCGGTGACGGCGACGGACGCGTTGGGGTTGGACACGGTAAGGCCAATGAGGTCCCCGAGGCGATCCGCAAGGCGAACGAGCAGGCCCGTAAATCCATGATCACCGTGCCGCTTCGCGATGGCACCATTCCCCACGAAGCGCTGGGCCGGTTTAACTCCGGTCGCGTGCTTCTTCGTCCGGCCAGCGCCGGTACCGGCATCATCGCCGGTGGGGCGGTGCGTTACATCCTGGAACTGGCCGGCGTGGGCAACATCCTCTCCAAGAGCCTGGGCTCCAACAACCCGCACAACGTTGTGCGGGCTACCATGGACGCCCTCAAGCAGCTCAGCGATCCGGATGAGTACCGCCGCCGCCTTGGTCAGGACGTCAGCGAAGAAGCCAGCGCCTGATTCGGGTCGAGTGGGTCGTGTGGTTCGATGCGTCTCATCGGGCCACACTCTCGCTCACCCCCACCCATGAGCCGATCGCCGGTGCGCTTGATTTGCACTGTGCGTTCGATATAGGAGCACACCATGGCTCAGCTTAAAGTCACCCTGGTGCGTGGCCTCGCCGGCAAGACCGAGCGTCAGCGCGCCAACGTACATAGCCTGGGACTGCGCAAGATCCGCGATAGCGTGGTCGTTACCGATCATCCCACCACCCGTGGCCAGATCGCCAAGGTCCAGCACCTGGTGACCGTGGAAACGATTGAGGAATAATCATGACTGATCTTACCAACCTTAAAGCCCCCAAAGGGGCGAACCGAAAGCGCAAGCGCGTCGGTCGCGGTCATGGCTCCACCCTCGGCAAAACCGCCGGTAAGGGCCAGAAAGGCCAGAAGGCCCGCAGCGGTGGTTCGGTGCACGCTCGCTTCGAGGGTGGTCAGACTCCGCTCCATCGGCGCCTGCCGAAGGTCGGGTTCTCCAATCCCTTTGAGAAGCACTACACCATCATCAATCTTCAGGACCTTGAGCGCGTTTTTGAGGACGGCGAAACCGTCGATCTCGACTCGTTGCGTTCCAAGGGCCTGGTCAAGCGAAACCTCGACGGCGTTAAGATCCTGGGCAACGGTGAGCTGACCAAGAAGCTTTCGGTCAAAGCCACCAAGTTCAGCAAGTCCGCGAAAGCGGCGATCGAAGGCGTCGGGGGCAGCGTAGAGGTTATCTGACGTGGCAGGTAAGTTTCGAGATATACCGAAGATCCCTGAGCTGCGTCGGCGACTGCTCTTTACGGCGGGGCTCCTGGCGATCTATCGGATCGGCGTGTTCATCACCGTCCCCGGTGTCGACCGAGGGTCGATGTCCGAGATGATGTCGGGCGACGGTGGTGGGCTTCTGGGCCTTGTAAACCTCTTTACCGGCGGTGCGCTGGAGATGATGAGCATCTTCGCGCTGGGGATCATGCCCTACATCTCGTCTTCCATTATCTTTCAGCTGATGCAGGTGGTCGTTCCGGCCATCGAGCGTCTCAAGAAAGAAGGGGAGTCGGGGCGTAAGAAGATCACGCAGTACACGCGCTACGGCACCGTTGTACTCGGGATCATCCAGGGTTTCGGCATCTCGCTCTACCTGGAGAACATGCACAACTCCAACCCGGAGCTGGGCCTTCTGGTCTCTCCGGGCTGGCCCTTCCGTCTGTTGACTGTGTTGACTCTGACGGCAGGTACGGTGTTCGTGATGTGGCTTGGTGAGCAGATCACCGAGCGTGGGATCGGCAACGGGATCTCGCTTATCATCACCGGCGCGATTATCGCTTCGTTCCCCACCGCGCTCTTTCAGACCTACACGCAGTACACCACCGGTGCCATGAGCACCTTCACGGTGGGCATTCTGCTGGTGGTGGCGATTGGTGTGACGGCCTTCATCGTGTTGATGGAGACGGCACAGCGACGTATCCCGCTTCAGTACGCCAAGCGTATGGTCGGGCGTAAGATCTATGGCGGACAGGCCCATCACCTGCCGCTAAAAGTGAATATGGCTGGCGTCATTCCGCCGATTTTCGCCATGTCGCTTCTGATCTTCCCGACGACGATCGCCAGCTACTTCCAGGATCACCCGGTCGGTCAGTTCATTCAGACCGTCCTGGTACCCGGCGACTGGCGCTATAATCTGATCTACGTCGTGCTGATCGTCTTCTTCTGTTACTTCTACACGGCCGTCCAGGTGAACCCGATGGACATCGCCGATAACCTGAAGAAGTCCAACGCCTTCGTTCCGGGCATCCGTCCCGGCAAGAAGACCGCGGAGTATATCGATCAGCTTCTGACCCGACTGACCACTGCCGGTGCCATTTACGTGGCTGCGGTTTGTGTCCTGCCTTACTTCCTCATCGATGAGCTCGGCGTGAACTTCTACTTCGGTGGAACCAGCCTGCTGATTCTCGTGGTCGTTGGTCTGGATACGGTCGGACAGATTGAGAACCATCTCATCACGCGCCACTACGAAGGTTTCGGCGCGCGGCCCGGTTCGGCCGAGGGGAGCTCCCGCATCAAGGGCCGCACCCTGGATGAGCCCGAAAATATCTGAGCGCCTTTCGGGGCCTCGCGCTAAACGAACAAACCCACCGCATGCGGTGGGTTTGTTCGCTTGCGCCCCGTTTAAGCGCGCTCATATTGAGCCCTACGAGGAACGCATGTCGAAGAGACGACTTATGATGCTGGGGCCCCCCGGGGCCGGCAAAGGCACCCAGGCCAAGCGAATTGCTAGCGAGATGAGCATCCCGCATATCTCCACCGGAGATATGCTGCGAGAGGCACGGCGAAAGGGAACGGAAATGGGCAAGGAGGCCGTGCGCTACATGGATGCCGGCCAGCTTGTACCCGATGAAGTGGTGATCGGCATCGTTCGCGATCGCCTCGACGAGGATGACGCAAGTCGGGGATTTGTCCTCGACGGCTTCCCTCGCACCCGCGCTCAGGCTGAGGCCCTGCTGCAGATGGGCATTGAGCTCGATGCAGTTCTTAACGTCGTGGTCAATGATGAGACCGTGATCGGTCGTCTCGGCGGGCGTATCAGCTGCCCCTCGTGTGGTGCGGTGTATCACGAGAAGTTCAATCCGCCGGCGTCATCAGACGTCTGTGATGCCTGCGGCCATCAGGGCTTGATCAAGCGTGATGATGATCAGCCCGAGGCAATTAAGAGTCGTCTTGAGGGTTACCACGCTCAGACAGCTCCTCTGATCGCGTTCTACCAGGAGATCGGCGTGTTGGTGGCGATCGACGGAGAGCAATCTCCGGAAGATGTCCACGACGCGATCGCCGAGGTGATCGGATAAAGATCATCAACCCGGATTTCTGTCCTCACATTACGTTAGATCGGGACGTGAGGATCGCAGGAGTGTCGGGGTGATGGTCGTGCACTGTGTGACGCTTGACTTTCCACAGGGCACTGTGTATGAAACGCCCCCTTGCCATGCCCCGGTTGCGAGGGTGAAGTGCGCCCGTTGCGGGCATGTTGAGATCATAAGTTCATCATCGAGGAAGCGATTCTATGGCGAAAGAAGAAGCCATTGAGGTACAGGGTAAAGTCATCGAGCCACTCCCCAACGCGATGTTTCGCGTTGAGCTGGAAAACGGCCACCAGGTTCTGGCGCATATCTCCGGTAAAATGCGTATGCACTTTATCAAGATTTTGCCCGGCGACACGGTGACCGTGGAGCTCTCTCCCTACGATCTTACCCGCGGCCGGATCGTTTACCGCGAGAAATAATTACGCAGCCGTGCATCTCCCATTCCAGGGAATGCGCGTTGCTGGGATTGAAGGCCCACAGCAGGCCATGAAAGGAGTCGACGATGAAGGTACGTCCCTCGGTCAAACCCATGTGTGACAAGTGCAAAATCATCCGCCGCAAGGGCGTGGTTCGCGTGATCTGCGAGAACCCTCGCCATAAGCAACGGCAAGGCTAATCAACATTCGCGACGCCTGGCCCTCGAATGGAAGTGAGGCGCTTTTGAGGCGGCGGATTTAAAAGAGTTCGATAGGAGAAAAACGTGGCACGTATTGCTGGTGTTGACCTGCCGCGCCGAAAGCGCGTCGATATCGCCCTGACCTACATCTACGGGATCGGCCACACGCTGGCCAAAGAGATCCTGGAGAAAGCTGAGGTCGATCCCTCTACGAGCACCGACGTGCTCGACGAGCTGGAAGTACGGCGTATCCGCGAAGTGCTCGAGCGTGGCTACCAGGTCGAAGGTGACCTGCGCCGTGAAGTTCAGATGAACATCAAGCGCCTCAAAGATCTGGGCTGCTACCGCGGTCTGCGTCACCGCCGCGGCCTTCCGGTTCGCGGGCAGCGCACGCGCACCAATGCCCGTACTCGCCGTGGCCCGCGCCGCGCGATGGTTCGCAAGAAGCGCTAAATCTTAGAGCGATAAAAGAAACGACGATCGCACCGATTCAGGTGAGCGTCGCGTCGTAAAGATGGCCGCGCGAGCGGCCCTTTGTGGCGTTGAGCGGACCGGCGGGCGAAGGAGAATGAGATCATGGCAAAGCCGAAACAACGAACCAAGCGTCGCGTACGCAAGAATGTCCAGAACGGCATCGCGCACATCCACGCGACCTTCAACAACACCATCGTCACCCTGACCGACACCTCGGGCAACGCCCTGTCGTGGTCGAGTGCGGGTTCGCGTAGCTTCAAAGGCTCGCGTAAGTCGACGCCCTACGCCGCCGGTATCGCCGCGGAAGACGCTGCGCGTAAAGCGCAGGAGCATGGCCTTAAGTCGGTCGCCGTCTACCTCAAGGGTCCGGGCCCCGGACGCGAGTCCGCACTGCGCTCGCTGCAGTCGGCTGGCCTCAAGGTCACCGTGATCCGTGATGTCACCCCCTTGCCGCATAACGGGTGCCGTCCGCCCAAGCGTCGCCGCGTCTGATCGACGACTCGGAGCAAGGTGGATGCACTCGGGCCCCACGCCCTGGCGTTGGGGCCCGCTGGTTGATGATTCTGTGGTGCGGAGGCAATGGAAATGTATCGAAACTGGCGCGACCTGATTAAACCTCGCGAAGTTGAGATCGATCAGCGCTCGAAGACCGACACGTACGCCAAGTTCGTGTGTGAGCCTTTTGAGCGTGGCTACGGCATCACCATCGGCAACGCGCTGCGGAGGATTCTCCTGAGCAGCATCGTTGGCGCGGCGGTGACCAAGATCAAGATCGACGGAGCGTTGCACGAGTTTACCAGCCTGCCCGAGGTCAAGGAGGATGTCACCGATATCGTCCTCAACCTCAAAGAGCTTCGCCTGAAGTTGCACGGCGATGAGTCGCAGGTGGTGACGATCGATGTGGAAGGACCGGCCAAAGTGACCGGCGCTGACATCCAGACCGGACATAACGTTGAGGTCCTTAACCCGGCTCACCACATCGCCACGGTGGGTGAGAACGGGAGGCTTCGTATGGAGCTTACCGTCGGTTCCGGCCGCGGCTACGTTCCCGCCGACGAGAACAAGGCGGAAGATGACAGCCTGGGCGATATCGCTATCGACAGTCTGTTCAGCCCGATCCGCAAGGTGAACTACCAGATCACCAACGCGCGTGTCGGTCAGCGTACCGACTACGACAAGCTCACCCTTGAGGTATGGACTGACGGGAGCGTGCTTCCCGAAGACGCGGTGGCTTACGCCTCCAAGATCCTCAAAGAGCAAGTGGCGATCTTCATCAATTTCGATGAGACCGTCGAGCCGCCGGAGGTGGTCGAAGAGGAGACTCCCGAGTTTAACGAGAACCTCCTCAAGCCCATCGAAGACCTGGAGCTCTCGGTTCGCAGCTTTAACTGCCTTCAGACCGCCGGTATCAAGTTCGTCGGCGACCTGGTCCAGAAGACCGAGGCCGAGCTGCTTAAGACGAAGAACTTTGGGCGTAAGTCGCTCAAAGAGATCAAAGAGATCCTCGACCGGATGAGCCTGGAGCTTGGTACCAAGCTCGATAACTGGCCTCCGAAAGAGTTGGATAAGAAGACGGCCGAAGGCAGCTGAGAGCTGAATCGGGCGAAGCGCGGCGAGATGCCGCAAGCGCGAGAGGAATGAGATGCGACATAAAGTAAATGCACGGCGCTTCGGCCGGGAAACCTCCCACCGTAAGGCGCTCTTCAACAACCTGGCCAAGAGCCTCATCCGCTACGAGATGATCCAGACGACCGATACGAAGGCCAAAGAGCTTCGTCGTGTCGCCGACCGGATGATCACCCTGGGCAAGCGCGGCGATCTTCATGCTCGCCGCCAGCTTCTGGCGCGTCTCGGCGATAAGGAGCTCGTCTCCAAGTTGATCGACGACCTTGCCCAGCGTGACGATATCTCGGGCCGTCAGGGCGGCTACACCCGCATCGTTAAGATCGGGAACCGCCAGGGCGACAACGCTCCGATTTCGCGGATCTCCTGGGTGGGCTCCACCCTTGAGAACACTGAGGCTCTGCGTTACCCGGCCCATATCCGCAATCAGTTCGTGACGGACGAAGGCGAAGAACTCGAAGCCTGATTCGAGCTCTTGCTTGCGTACGGCCTAAAGCCGGCCCCCGCATTTCGGGGGCCGGCTTTTTTGTGGTCGTTTTTCCGGTCTCTTTTGAAGATTCGGGGGAGGGGGCACGTCACAGGGACGGTGGCCGGAGCGCGTCGCGCGTTTCGGCCTGGTCTGAGCGATGAGGGTGTTATGGCGTGGTTGCGGGGTCTAATTCATATCACAGTACTCTCAATGCTGGTCGTCGGGGTGGGCTGCGCCCATGGGCGCTCGCTGAAGCATGGCGATGAGCATTTCGAGCGGGGGAACTATGAGGCTGCCCTGCGCTCGTATCGCGATGCGCAGATCGCCCGTCCGGGTTCCCAGGAGGCGCTGCAGAGAGCCAGACGTGCTGAGCGCCTGCTTGTGGATGATGCGCTCGTTGCGCTGGATAAAGCGGTCGACGGTCAGCAGCGCGTTGAGGTTGCGCTGGGGCGAGCTGATGAGGTGCTTGAGATTGTCCGCTCCGATGATTTGCGTGAGCGGCTGACGACGCGCTTTGGTTCGGCGGTGCTTACGCTCGCCGATCGTTTTCGTGGTGAGGGACGGATCGCTACCGCGCTCTCGGTCCTCGATCAGGCGCAGAGCGTAGTGGAATCCCATCCGAGCGCCTTCGGTGATGGATTTCAGGAGTTTTCGCATCGCGTCTCGGAGTTGGAACGGGTCTGGTCGGAGGAGCTTGTCGGCCGTGCGCACGCAGCCATGGAGGGGGGAAGGCCTGCCAGCGCTGCGCTTTACGGCGCGATGGCTCAGTCGCTCGATGCGACTGTGTTGTCGGTCGGGGTAGCGGATAGGTTCGCCCGTGAAGTGCGTCAGCGTCATGGCTGGTCGATCGTTGCGGAGTATGTGAACCCGTCAAGAGTGAAGGGGATTGAGGCGGCAGTTCGTGCCCGGGCGCCCTTCGCCGCAATCGGATTCGGTGTGGATGTTCGCGAGTTTCAGTATGAGGCGGACCTGAACCTGGACGGGAGTGAGCCGCGTCTGGAACGGTGGGAGGAGGCCGAGCAGCGCAGCGAAGAGTATCAGTCGGGGACCCGTGAGGTTTCTAACCCTGCGTATGTGGATCAACGCGATGAACTCCTCCGGGCCGAGGAGTCGGTGGTGCGCCTTGAGCGGGATATCGCGAAGTCAGAACATGCGCTGCATGAGCATCGTCGTGAGTACCGGGAGGATGAGCGCAAAGGGCTGCCCACGTCGTTGTCTTCGACGAGGATCGAGCGTGAGGAGGAACGTCTAAGCGAGCTTCGGGAGGATATGATCGATGCGCGTTATCGGGTCGAACGGGAGTATCTGGAGTTGCAACGTATCCCGCCGACGCTGCTTGAGCCGGTGTATTCGATGCATAGTTATGAGGTGATTGCGCAATGGGCCGAGCTTTCGGCAACGTACGATGTGGTGGTCGATGTGCCCGGGGTGGCGTTTGAGCATACCGGGAGCGTGGAGGTCGCTGAGCGCGACGTCAGCTTCCGCCACCGTGCCCAGCGCGAGCTCGATCTTGGTGCGCGTCGGGATCCGCTGCCGCGGGAGTCGGTACTCGGAGATCGCTTTGAGGCATCCCTGGCCGAAGAGGTGGGAGCTGAGGTGCTTTCAGGGTTTGATGGCTACCGTCGTCAGTGGGCGAGTCGTCAGGGCTCGGCCGTGGAGCGGGTAGAAGCGCTCGCGACGTACATTCTTCTCTCTCCCCAACGGGTAGACGCCTCCCTTTCGAGTGAGCTTGCCCGGCTCAGCGGGATACCCGCGCCGGAGGTGGTGTTGACGCGCCTGGTGGCGTCGCCTGGGCCCAGAGTGAGCATGCGCGAATAGAGCTGTTACGCTCTCGTCACCTGTGTGCAATTGTGCCTGAGGGGGATTTGGCCTAGGAGATCCCATAGAGGTATGGGCGCGTCGACTCGCGACGACGCCAGCACACAATGCGGCGAATGAGGTCAGCAATGAAGTTCGATATCAGGGTGCTCGTGTGGGCGTCAGCAGCGCTTGTGGCGTGTCAGTCGACGCCGAACAGTTCGGCCGAACAGGCGTCGAGAGCTGGCGAGCGCGTCTCGGAACGGGTCATGGAAGCCGGGCCTGCGCCAATTAGTCCCGTAGATTTTCCGGTGTCGGGACGGGTGGACTATCAGGCGCGTCCATCCCGAATGATCGTATTTATTGGCGACGGGATGGGGCACGCTGCGGTGACGGCCGCGTCGTACGCACAGAGCGAGCCGCTGGCGATGTTGAGCATGCCGCACGTGGGGTTTATGACCACGCACGAGCATGAGTTTCTCACCACCGATTCCGCCGCCGGCGCCACCGCGATCGCCACCGGGCATAAGACGCATTTTGAAGGGGTATCGGTCCGCCCCGGTACCGGGCCAGAGCTGGAGCGTGACCCGGAGCATCAGCTCTCGACACTCTTCGGTGCGGCCGCCTCCGCAGGCCGCGCTACCGGTCTGGTCGCAACCAGTCGCATTACCCATGCAACACCAGCGGCATTCGCGGCCCACCGTAGCAATCGCGGGCAGTACGAAGATATCGCGCTGGACTATTTGAGCTACAAGCCAGCGGTGATGCTCGGTGCCGGAACGCGCTTTTTTGCCGAACGCAGTGATATGCGCGATCTCTTCGCTGAATTCGAGTCGGAGGGTTACACGGTCGCAACGAGCGCTGAAGAGGTTCGCGCGGCAGTGCCTGGCGAGGGCCCGCTGATCGGGTTGATGCAT
This DNA window, taken from Lujinxingia sediminis, encodes the following:
- the rplO gene encoding 50S ribosomal protein L15, which encodes MTDLTNLKAPKGANRKRKRVGRGHGSTLGKTAGKGQKGQKARSGGSVHARFEGGQTPLHRRLPKVGFSNPFEKHYTIINLQDLERVFEDGETVDLDSLRSKGLVKRNLDGVKILGNGELTKKLSVKATKFSKSAKAAIEGVGGSVEVI
- the secY gene encoding preprotein translocase subunit SecY, translated to MAGKFRDIPKIPELRRRLLFTAGLLAIYRIGVFITVPGVDRGSMSEMMSGDGGGLLGLVNLFTGGALEMMSIFALGIMPYISSSIIFQLMQVVVPAIERLKKEGESGRKKITQYTRYGTVVLGIIQGFGISLYLENMHNSNPELGLLVSPGWPFRLLTVLTLTAGTVFVMWLGEQITERGIGNGISLIITGAIIASFPTALFQTYTQYTTGAMSTFTVGILLVVAIGVTAFIVLMETAQRRIPLQYAKRMVGRKIYGGQAHHLPLKVNMAGVIPPIFAMSLLIFPTTIASYFQDHPVGQFIQTVLVPGDWRYNLIYVVLIVFFCYFYTAVQVNPMDIADNLKKSNAFVPGIRPGKKTAEYIDQLLTRLTTAGAIYVAAVCVLPYFLIDELGVNFYFGGTSLLILVVVGLDTVGQIENHLITRHYEGFGARPGSAEGSSRIKGRTLDEPENI
- a CDS encoding adenylate kinase gives rise to the protein MSKRRLMMLGPPGAGKGTQAKRIASEMSIPHISTGDMLREARRKGTEMGKEAVRYMDAGQLVPDEVVIGIVRDRLDEDDASRGFVLDGFPRTRAQAEALLQMGIELDAVLNVVVNDETVIGRLGGRISCPSCGAVYHEKFNPPASSDVCDACGHQGLIKRDDDQPEAIKSRLEGYHAQTAPLIAFYQEIGVLVAIDGEQSPEDVHDAIAEVIG
- the infA gene encoding translation initiation factor IF-1 — its product is MAKEEAIEVQGKVIEPLPNAMFRVELENGHQVLAHISGKMRMHFIKILPGDTVTVELSPYDLTRGRIVYREK
- the rpmJ gene encoding 50S ribosomal protein L36; the protein is MKVRPSVKPMCDKCKIIRRKGVVRVICENPRHKQRQG
- the rpsM gene encoding 30S ribosomal protein S13; this encodes MARIAGVDLPRRKRVDIALTYIYGIGHTLAKEILEKAEVDPSTSTDVLDELEVRRIREVLERGYQVEGDLRREVQMNIKRLKDLGCYRGLRHRRGLPVRGQRTRTNARTRRGPRRAMVRKKR
- the rpsK gene encoding 30S ribosomal protein S11 → MAKPKQRTKRRVRKNVQNGIAHIHATFNNTIVTLTDTSGNALSWSSAGSRSFKGSRKSTPYAAGIAAEDAARKAQEHGLKSVAVYLKGPGPGRESALRSLQSAGLKVTVIRDVTPLPHNGCRPPKRRRV
- a CDS encoding DNA-directed RNA polymerase subunit alpha is translated as MYRNWRDLIKPREVEIDQRSKTDTYAKFVCEPFERGYGITIGNALRRILLSSIVGAAVTKIKIDGALHEFTSLPEVKEDVTDIVLNLKELRLKLHGDESQVVTIDVEGPAKVTGADIQTGHNVEVLNPAHHIATVGENGRLRMELTVGSGRGYVPADENKAEDDSLGDIAIDSLFSPIRKVNYQITNARVGQRTDYDKLTLEVWTDGSVLPEDAVAYASKILKEQVAIFINFDETVEPPEVVEEETPEFNENLLKPIEDLELSVRSFNCLQTAGIKFVGDLVQKTEAELLKTKNFGRKSLKEIKEILDRMSLELGTKLDNWPPKELDKKTAEGS
- the rplQ gene encoding 50S ribosomal protein L17, with translation MRHKVNARRFGRETSHRKALFNNLAKSLIRYEMIQTTDTKAKELRRVADRMITLGKRGDLHARRQLLARLGDKELVSKLIDDLAQRDDISGRQGGYTRIVKIGNRQGDNAPISRISWVGSTLENTEALRYPAHIRNQFVTDEGEELEA